A DNA window from Gammaproteobacteria bacterium contains the following coding sequences:
- a CDS encoding DUF1592 domain-containing protein, whose translation MKILNPGALLVGGLLVTGAGIGTSSGRIATDGEALPPADAVHAASVPTEELTTVVRTYCQVCHNDALLTGNVSFAEFTVEGASDNAQLAERMIRKLRAGMMPPPGMPRPEPEVLLSLVETLEKNVDDAYRRHPNPGVRTFQRLNRAEYSAAIRELLGIEVDAGVWLPLDQMSENFDNIADVQALTPTHLDAYLNAASEVSRLAVGSPNVDPTDATYNTSPYGSQHAWEYVEGAPYGTRGGIVVTHDFPADGEYILTPVIEGGRSARYENVDISIDGEPIALLAAGPFPRGGADFRGGSPIKTNPTFIRAGQRSVSAAFVRRIDGPYDDLIKPPEWSLAGGAGGSPGQTTLPHLKSLIISGPYNVTSVSETEARRRIFSCRPTTPEGERPCAAQIIDQIGSAAYRRPLDERDMAGLMAFYDDGAGDSGFETGVRRALQAILASPHFIFRIETQPEDIKAGERYEISDLALATRMAAFLWGTQPDAELIDLAERGRLQNDRELERQTRRMLADPRAEALGPRFAAQWFRLQDLDKVHPDSYWFPNYSQQLADAMRTETEMFFNSLVRDDRSVLDLYTADYTYLNERLARHYGIPGVLGDEFRRVQYPDSRRGGVMGQGSILVLTSMGTRTSPVLRGKWVMEVLLGTPPPPPPPDVPALEETEGATDGRFLTTRERMEIHRANPTCHACHQFMDPIGLALDNFDVTGKWRIRENNMALDTRGNLYDGTPLTAPEDLRDALMQRPIPLVRTFTTNLLAYALGRRVEYHDQPTVRAIAREGEENDYRISSFITSVIQSDPFRMRMADVVAEEEMESER comes from the coding sequence ATGAAGATCCTCAACCCTGGCGCTTTACTGGTCGGAGGCCTCCTGGTGACGGGTGCCGGAATCGGCACGAGTTCAGGCCGCATCGCCACCGACGGAGAAGCTCTTCCCCCGGCGGATGCCGTGCACGCCGCGTCCGTGCCCACGGAGGAGCTGACCACCGTCGTGCGCACCTACTGCCAGGTCTGCCACAACGACGCGCTGCTGACCGGCAACGTCTCGTTCGCCGAATTCACCGTCGAGGGCGCGTCCGACAATGCCCAGCTCGCGGAACGCATGATCCGCAAGCTGCGCGCAGGCATGATGCCGCCTCCGGGCATGCCGAGGCCGGAGCCCGAGGTTCTGCTTTCGCTCGTCGAGACGCTCGAGAAGAACGTGGATGACGCCTACCGGCGCCATCCCAATCCGGGTGTCCGAACCTTCCAGCGCCTCAACCGTGCCGAGTATTCGGCGGCCATCCGCGAACTGCTGGGAATCGAGGTCGATGCGGGCGTCTGGCTTCCCCTCGACCAGATGAGCGAGAACTTCGACAACATCGCCGATGTCCAGGCACTCACACCAACCCACCTCGACGCCTACCTGAACGCCGCCAGCGAAGTGAGCCGCCTGGCGGTCGGGAGCCCCAACGTCGATCCGACGGACGCCACCTACAACACCTCGCCCTACGGCTCCCAGCACGCCTGGGAATACGTGGAGGGCGCGCCCTACGGCACCCGCGGCGGCATCGTGGTCACTCACGACTTCCCGGCCGACGGCGAGTACATCCTCACCCCGGTGATCGAGGGTGGGCGCAGCGCCCGCTACGAGAACGTGGACATCTCCATCGACGGCGAGCCCATCGCCCTCCTGGCGGCCGGCCCCTTCCCGCGCGGAGGCGCCGACTTCCGCGGCGGCTCGCCCATCAAGACCAACCCGACCTTCATCCGCGCCGGACAGCGCAGCGTGTCCGCCGCGTTCGTCCGCCGCATCGACGGTCCCTACGACGACCTCATCAAGCCGCCGGAGTGGTCCCTGGCCGGCGGAGCCGGGGGAAGCCCGGGACAGACCACCCTGCCGCACCTGAAGAGCCTCATCATCAGCGGCCCCTACAACGTCACCAGCGTTTCCGAGACAGAGGCGCGCCGCCGCATCTTCAGCTGTCGGCCCACAACCCCCGAGGGAGAGCGCCCGTGCGCCGCGCAGATCATCGACCAGATCGGAAGCGCCGCCTACAGGCGTCCCCTGGACGAGCGCGACATGGCCGGGCTGATGGCGTTCTACGACGACGGCGCCGGTGACTCGGGCTTCGAGACGGGGGTGCGCCGGGCGCTCCAGGCGATCCTCGCGAGCCCCCACTTCATCTTCCGCATCGAAACGCAGCCGGAGGACATCAAGGCGGGCGAGCGCTACGAAATCAGCGACCTCGCTCTGGCGACCCGCATGGCCGCGTTCCTCTGGGGCACCCAGCCCGACGCCGAGCTGATCGACCTCGCCGAGCGCGGAAGGCTCCAGAACGACAGGGAACTGGAGAGACAGACCCGGCGGATGCTGGCCGATCCCAGGGCCGAGGCGCTCGGACCGCGCTTCGCGGCCCAGTGGTTCCGGCTGCAGGACCTCGACAAGGTGCACCCGGACTCCTACTGGTTCCCGAACTACAGCCAGCAGCTCGCCGACGCGATGCGCACCGAGACCGAGATGTTCTTCAACAGCCTCGTGCGCGACGACCGCAGCGTTCTCGACCTGTACACCGCCGATTACACCTACTTGAATGAGCGGCTGGCCAGGCACTACGGCATTCCGGGCGTGCTCGGCGACGAGTTCCGCCGTGTGCAGTACCCGGACAGCCGCCGCGGCGGCGTCATGGGACAGGGATCCATCCTGGTGCTGACGTCGATGGGTACGCGCACCTCTCCCGTGCTACGCGGGAAGTGGGTGATGGAGGTGCTGCTGGGGACACCGCCGCCACCACCGCCACCCGACGTTCCGGCGCTCGAGGAAACCGAGGGAGCCACGGACGGACGCTTCCTGACCACGCGGGAGCGCATGGAGATCCACCGGGCCAACCCCACGTGCCACGCCTGCCATCAGTTCATGGATCCGATCGGGCTCGCACTCGACAACTTCGACGTGACCGGGAAGTGGCGCATCCGCGAGAACAACATGGCGCTCGACACCCGCGGCAACCTCTACGACGGTACGCCGTTGACTGCGCCCGAAGACCTCAGGGACGCGCTGATGCAGCGGCCCATCCCGCTGGTGCGCACCTTCACCACGAACCTACTGGCGTATGCGTTGGGGCGGCGCGTAGAATACCACGATCAGCCCACCGTGCGCGCGATCGCGCGGGAAGGCGAAGAGAACGACTACCGCATCTCCTCCTTCATCACCAGCGTGATCCAGAGCGATCCGTTCCGGATGAGGATGGCGGACGTGGTGGCCGAAGAAGAGATGGAGAGCGAACGCTAA